A window of the Saccharomyces eubayanus strain FM1318 chromosome II, whole genome shotgun sequence genome harbors these coding sequences:
- the TRM1 gene encoding tRNA (guanine26-N2)-dimethyltransferase translates to MFRAAISKIKANLTAYGARKINIEDFNIVKEGKAEILFPKKETVFYNPIQQFNRDLSVTCIKAWDNLYGDECGQKRRNKKGKKKRTAQNSDDSSKRQKMEDGSSRETAEASKTKTPYINILEALSATGLRAIRYAHEIPHVKQVIANDLLPDAVESIKRNVEYNNVEDIVKPNLDDANVLMYRNKAANNKFHVIDLDPYGTVTPFVDAAIQNIEEDGLMLVTCTDLSVLAGNGYPEKCFALYGGVNMVSHESTHESALRLVLNLLKQSAAKYKKTVEPLLSLSIDFYVRVFVKVKTSPIEVKNVMSNTMTTYHCSRCGSYHNQPLGRISQREGKKNKTFTKYSVAQGPPVDTKCKFCDGTYHLAGPMYAGPLHNKEFIDEVLRINKEEHRDQDDTYGTRKRIEGMLSLAKNELSDSPFYFSPNHIASVIKLQVPPLKKVVAGLGSLGYECSLTHAQPSSLKTNAPWDAIWYVMQKCDDEKKDLSKMNPNTTGYKILSAMPKWLSEDVKSEYDSKLSFTPNEESGNIEKLRKLKIVRYQENPTKNWGPKARPNAS, encoded by the coding sequence atgtTCAGGGCTGCTATTTCCAAGATTAAGGCGAACCTTACCGCATATGGCGCACGAAAAATTAATATCGAAGATTTTAATATAGTTAAAGAGGGTAAAGCAGAGATACTTTTTcccaaaaaggaaacagTCTTTTACAACCCTATCCAACAATTCAATAGGGACTTAAGTGTTACATGCATCAAAGCTTGGGACAATTTGTACGGTGACGAGTGTGGTCAAAAGAGGAGGAACAAAAAgggcaagaagaaaagaactgCTCAAAATAGCGATGATTCTTCCAAACGTCAGAAAATGGAGGATGGATCGTCAAGGGAAACTGCTGAGGcttccaaaacaaaaactccttatattaatattttggaagCTTTATCGGCCACCGGTTTGAGGGCGATTAGATACGCTCACGAAATTCCTCATGTTAAGCAAGTTATTGCTAATGACTTACTCCCAGATGCTGTAGAGtctataaaaagaaacgttgAATACAATAACGTTGAAGATATCGTCAAACCAAATCTAGATGACGCTAACGTTCTAATGTACCGCAATAAAGCTGCGAATAACAAATTTCATGTTATCGATTTGGATCCTTACGGTACCGTGACTCCATTTGTGGATGCCGCTATCCAGAACATCGAAGAGGATGGGCTAATGTTGGTGACTTGTACTGATTTATCTGTCTTGGCTGGTAATGGATACCCTGAGAAATGTTTTGCGCTATATGGCGGTGTAAATATGGTTTCTCATGAGTCTACGCATGAAAGCGCCCTAAGATTAGTATTAAATTTACTAAAGCAAAGTGCTgcaaaatacaaaaaaactgtGGAGCCACTTTTGTCACTAAGCATCGATTTCTACGTCAGAGTTTTTGTGAAAGTCAAAACAAGCCCAATTGAAGTCAAGAACGTGATGTCGAACACCATGACTACTTATCATTGTTCTCGTTGTGGCTCCTACCACAATCAACCTTTAGGTAGAATTTCTCAACGTGAAggtaagaaaaataaaacgtTCACCAAGTACTCTGTCGCTCAAGGCCCACCAGTAGATACAAAGTGTAAATTTTGCGATGGAACATACCATTTAGCCGGACCAATGTATGCAGGTCCTCTGCACAACAAGGAATTCATTGATGAAGTATTAAGAATtaacaaagaagaacacCGTGACCAGGACGATACATACGGAACACGCAAGAGAATTGAAGGTATGCTGTCCCTAGCGAAGAATGAATTATCGGATTCACCATTCTACTTTAGTCCCAATCATATTGCATCTGTGATAAAACTGCAAGTCCCTcccttgaaaaaagtagtCGCTGGATTAGGCTCCTTGGGCTACGAGTGTTCGTTGACACATGCTCAACCttcatctttaaaaacGAATGCTCCTTGGGATGCAATTTGGTACGTGATGCAAAAATGTGATGAcgagaagaaagatttgaGTAAGATGAATCCAAACACCACCGGCTACAAGATTTTATCGGCCATGCCAAAATGGTTAAGTGAGGATGTCAAATCTGAATATGACTCAAAACTATCGTTTACACCAAATGAAGAGAGCGGTAATATTGAGAAACtgagaaaattgaaaattgtAAGATATCAAGAAAACCCTACAAAGAACTGGGGCCCAAAGGCTCGTCCTAATGCTTCCTAG
- the DPB4 gene encoding DNA polymerase epsilon noncatalytic subunit, which yields MPPKGWRKDAQGNYPTTSYIKEQENITIQDLLFPRSAIVNLAREVPQQSGKKLLINKDASLALQRGATVFVNHLLLFAREIAKSQDKKSCSVDDVLSALDHIGQSALKGAVRDKLEEYQAAVELRKKEKPENGDTDTNADADADVDMTIGGDMGTTPAEEAGELEEMEEHEQEGEPSQTAEEASDKKQKTEIQNADATIRSPEEMPSSTGTVL from the coding sequence atGCCACCAAAAGGTTGGAGAAAGGACGCGCAAGGGAATTATCCCACCACATCATACatcaaagaacaagagaaTATCACAATCCAGGACTTACTGTTCCCCAGAAGCGCCATCGTAAATTTGGCGCGTGAAGTGCCCCAGCAAAGTGGCAAAAAGCTGTTGATAAACAAAGACGCCTCATTAGCGTTGCAGCGCGGTGCCACTGTGTTTGTTAACCACTTGCTCTTGTTTGCAAGAGAAATTGCCAAGAGCCAGGATAAAAAGAGTTGCAGTGTAGATGACGTTTTGAGCGCATTGGATCACATAGGGCAATCAGCTTTGAAGGGAGCTGTCAGAGATAAGCTCGAAGAATACCAAGCTGCCGTTGAATTGcggaaaaaggaaaagccTGAAAACGGCGACACTGATACCAATGCTGATGCTGATGCTGACGTGGATATGACTATAGGGGGAGATATGGGAACCACACCTGCAGAAGAGGCCGGCGAACTTGAGGAAATGGAAGAACACGAACAAGAGGGAGAGCCATCGCAGACTGCGGAAGAGGCCTCTGacaagaaacagaaaacagAAATACAAAATGCAGACGCTACGATACGAAGCCCTGAGGAGATGCCGTCCTCCACTGGAACCGTTCTCTAG
- the KIN1 gene encoding serine/threonine protein kinase KIN1, which yields MEDYHVNTAFSMGKQHNENNNEASSVNTQPSAMAPATLRMMGKSPQQQQQQQHQQTPLMPPADIKYVSNGNGHQAQQKERQPEFENPPRENAQKSNTSSQGRAPSSQGMPKQFHRKSLGDWEFVETVGAGSMGKVKLAKHHYTNEVCAVKIVNRATKAFLHKEQMLPPPKNEQDVLERQKKLEKEISRDKRTIREASLGQILYHPHICRLFEMCTLSNHFYMLFEYVSGGQLLDYIIQHGSIREHQARKFARGIASALMYLHANNIVHRDLKIENIMISDSSEIKIIDFGLSNLYDSRKQLHTFCGSLYFAAPELLKANPYTGPEVDVWSFGVVLFVLVCGKVPFDDENSSVLHEKIKQGKVEYPQHLSIEVISLLSKMLVVDPKRRATLKQVVEHHWMVRGFDGPPPSYLPKRIPLTMEILDTDVLKEMYRLEFVDDVEETRSVLASIITDPTYVLLSRQYWALTAKIRAESNNSEDIPNITESFEDPTRAYHPMLSIYYLTSEMLNRKNAKVQNQQQRQGNENVEKLAEIPESVKQNKVTNNVSTTKSDLETVEPTPVRQDTHTPLSSRNGNRTQPPLHVLIPPKLVAPEQAHTSPTGRKSPDNQHRETDYALSPTPQGNDYQQFRAPSNAGDPSEKAKFGNIFRKLSQRRKKTIEQSAANGSNIVNKPVQKTHSRAVSDFVPGFAKSSYEANYSSVREPIKSNDDEDNDNTDFPALPVNAENILEKQREKQLEEDIMKLHNINKQNDDVGKGNTPEVYTGQNYEDNNDDENKPLPPLNVAKGRKLHPSARAKSVGHARRESLKYMRPPVPTSVYPQQELIDTGFLESSDDNKSDSLANVTSHTNGSSSLHSANAHASSPIMEKELTDEQILEEASKAPAGSMPSIDFPRSLFLKGFFSVQTTSSKPLPIVRYKITFVLRKMHIDFKEVKGGFICVQRFVSNNVVAKREEGPSPSQEKSQLTPRSIMPASHHGSIRRQGSNKLSPSSPLTTNSIHQRKTSVIENYGDEKHSRTSLENVRQQSVNSESMDTREKEPIKFEIHIVKVRIVGLAGVHFKKISGNTWMYKELASEILKELNL from the coding sequence ATGGAGGATTATCACGTAAACACAGCCTTCTCGATGGGCAAACAACATAACGAGAACAATAATGAAGCTAGTAGCGTAAACACTCAGCCAAGTGCCATGGCGCCCGCAACACTGAGAATGATGGGAAAGAGtccacaacaacagcagcagcagcagcatcaACAGACACCTTTAATGCCGCCTGCAGACATCAAATATGTAAGTAATGGAAATGGTCACCAGGCGCAACAAAAAGAGAGACAAccagaatttgaaaatccGCCTAGAGAGAATGCACAGAAGTCGAATACATCCAGCCAGGGTCGAGCTCCCTCTTCTCAGGGCATGCCTAAACAGTTCCATAGAAAATCACTCGGAGACTGGGAGTTTGTTGAAACGGTGGGCGCAGGTTCTATGGGAAAGGTTAAACTAGCCAAGCACCATTATACCAATGAGGTGTGTGCCGTAAAGATCGTGAATAGAGCTACCAAAGCCTTCTTGCATAAGGAACAAATGCTACCACCACCCAAGAATGAACAAGATGTTTTAGAGagacaaaagaaattagaaaaggaaatatcCAGAGATAAGAGAACTATTCGGGAAGCGTCTTTAGGCCAGATTTTGTACCATCCACACATATGTAGGCTTTTCGAAATGTGCACACtatcaaatcatttttatatgttgtttGAATACGTCTCGGGTGGTCAACTGCTAGACTATATCATTCAGCATGGATCCATACGAGAGCACCAGGCAAGAAAATTTGCCAGAGGTATTGCAAGTGCCTTAATGTATTTGCATGCTAATAATATCGTTCATAGAGATTTGAAGATTGAAAACATTATGATTTCAGATTCTAGTGAAATCAAGATAATTGATTTTGGGCTGTCTAATCTTTACGATTCTAGAAAGCAACTGCATACATTCTGTGGCtctttatattttgctGCTCCGGAGTTGTTAAAGGCCAATCCTTATACAGGGCCTGAAGTGGACGTTTGGTCATTCGGTGTGGTTTTATTCGTACTTGTGTGTGGGAAAGTTCCCtttgatgacgaaaacTCGAGTGTACTACACGAAAAGATCAAGCAAGGTAAGGTAGAATATCCTCAGCATTTATCGATCGAAGTAATATCATTACTATCCAAAATGCTGGTGGTGGatccaaaaagaagagcaacTTTAAAACAAGTTGTGGAGCACCACTGGATGGTAAGAGGGTTTGACGGCCCTCCTCCTTCTTATTTACCAAAAAGGATTCCACTGACTATGGAAATACTTGATACGGACGTCTTGAAAGAGATGTACCGTTTAGAATTCGTCGATGATGtggaagaaacaagaagtGTTTTGGCTAGCATAATCACAGATCCTACTTATGTTCTTCTCTCTAGACAGTACTGGGCATTGACGGCCAAAATTAGAGCAGAATCCAACAATAGTGAAGATATTCCAAACATAACGGAAAGTTTTGAAGATCCAACTAGAGCGTATCACCCAATGCTTTCTATATACTACTTGACATCTGAGATGCTCAATAGAAAAAACGCCAAGGTACAGAATCAACAACAGCGACAGGGCAACGAAAATGTGGAAAAGCTTGCCGAGATACCCGAAAGCGTGAAGCAAAACAAAGTTACGAATAACGTGTCTACCACAAAGTCAGATCTTGAAACTGTAGAACCAACACCGGTTAGACAAGATACTCACACGCCTTTGTcttcaagaaatggaaacaGAACGCAACCTCCCCTACATGTTTTGATCCCACCAAAATTGGTAGCACCAGAACAAGCGCATACATCGCCAACAGGTAGAAAGAGTCCGGACAACCAACATCGTGAAACAGATTACGCGCTCTCTCCCACACCGCAAGGGAATGATTATCAACAATTCAGAGCACCATCAAATGCAGGCGATCCCTCAGAAAAGGCTAAATTTGGCAATATATTCAGAAAGCTATCACAACGCCGTAAAAAGACTATTGAACAATCCGCTGCAAACGGTAGTAATATCGTTAATAAACCTGTACAAAAGACGCATTCGCGCGCCGTTTCGGATTTTGTTCCTGGATTTGCGAAGTCTTCTTATGAAGCAAACTATAGTTCAGTGAGGGAGCCGATCAAGAGCAATGATGACGAGGACAATGATAATACTGATTTTCCAGCACTACCCGTTAATGCAgagaatattttggaaaagcaAAGAGAGAAGCAGCTAGAGGAAGACATAATGAAACTGcacaatatcaataaacAAAACGATGATGTTGGGAAAGGTAATACACCGGAAGTTTACACCGGGCAAAACTATGAAGATAATAACGACGATGAAAACAAGCCCTTACCTCCACTCAATGTCGCGAAAGGCCGTAAATTGCATCCAAGTGCAAGGGCTAAGTCTGTTGGGCATGCTCGCCGTGAGTCGCTAAAATACATGAGACCCCCAGTACCTACATCGGTTTATCCTCAACAGGAGCTTATAGATACCGGATTCCTGGAATCAAGTGACGACAACAAGTCCGATAGTTTGGCAAATGTTACATCACATACCAATGGTAGTTCTAGCTTACATTCTGCGAATGCGCACGCAAGTTCGCCAATcatggaaaaggaattgaCAGATGAACAGATTTTAGAAGAGGCATCCAAAGCTCCAGCAGGTTCCATGCCATCCATTGATTTCCCTCgttctttgtttttgaagggttttttttccgtcCAAACAACTTCATCCAAGCCTTTACCGATTGTTAGATATAAGATCACATTTGTCTTAAGAAAAATGCACATAGATTTCAAGGAAGTCAAAGGAGGTTTTATTTGTGTGCAAAGATTCGTTTCCAATAATGTGGTAGCAAAGAGAGAAGAGGGGCCATCGCCTAGTCAAGAAAAGTCGCAGTTGACTCCAAGATCGATAATGCCCGCTTCACATCACGGTTCCATTAGACGCCAAGGCTCTAACAAATTATCTCCCTCTTCTCCGTTAACAACCAATTCCATTCACCAGAGGAAGACATCCGTAATTGAAAATTACGGGGACGAGAAGCACTCCAGAACATCGTTGGAAAACGTTCGCCAACAAAGTGTCAATAGCGAAAGCATGGATACAAGAGAAAAGGAACCAatcaaatttgaaatacaTATCGTGAAGGTGCGTATTGTTGGTTTGGCAGGTGTGCATTTTAAGAAAATTTCTGGTAACACTTGGATGTATAAAGAACTGGCTTCTGAGATATTAAAGGAACTAAACTTATAA
- the INO2 gene encoding Ino2p — translation MQQATGNELLGILDLDNDIDFETAYQMLSSNFDDQLPAHVHESTFSAASPPLLAHELGMIPNVATVQPSHVEALPINPQIHHHSPIPHTGYLNHTSQQASMGFDHALGPKLSPSSSGLLSTNESNAIEQFLDNLISQDMMSSGTSVSPDVNPHTKSPKKQHRYIETNQRYMETAPRNHVRELPANIAQLPSEFSTAAEHQPTNSTHYSPPPFSVPEIKIPDSEIPANIGDDPVKIRKWKHVQMEKIRRVNTKEAFERLIKSVKTPPKENGKRIPKHILLTCVMNDIRSISNANETLQHILDNS, via the coding sequence ATGCAACAAGCAACGGGGAACGAACTACTGGGTATCCTAGATTTGGATAACGACATAGACTTCGAGACTGCCTATCAGATGCTGAGCAGCAACTTCGATGACCAGCTGCCAGCACACGTGCACGAAAGCACATTCAGCGCTGCGTCCCCCCCTCTCTTAGCGCACGAGCTCGGCATGATTCCCAACGTGGCAACTGTGCAGCCTTCTCACGTGGAGGCATTACCGATCAATCCTCAAATTCACCATCATTCTCCAATCCCGCACACAGGTTACCTGAACCATACCTCTCAGCAAGCGAGCATGGGATTTGACCATGCTCTTGGTCCCAAACTGTCACCATCTAGTTCCGGACTGTTGAGCACGAACGAGTCGAATGCCATTGAACAATTTTTGGACAATCTCATCTCGCAGGACATGATGTCTTCTGGTACTTCGGTGAGTCCTGATGTAAATCCTCATACAAAATCGCCGAAGAAGCAGCATAGGTACATAGAAACAAACCAAAGATACATGGAAACAGCTCCGCGTAATCACGTAAGAGAGTTGCCTGCAAACATAGCACAATTGCCAAGTGAATTCTCTACAGCAGCGGAACACCAACCTACTAACAGCACTCACTACAGCCCTCCACCCTTTTCGGTTCCCGAAATAAAAATCCCAGATTCTGAGATTCCAGCTAACATCGGAGACGACCCTgtgaagataagaaaatggaaacaCGTTCAAATGGAGAAGATACGAAGGGTGAACACCAAGGAAGCATTTGAACGACTGATTAAGTCAGTAAAGACTccaccaaaagaaaatgggaaaAGAATCCCGAAACATATTCTACTGACTTGCGTAATGAACGATATCAGGTCAATTTCGAACGCAAACGAGACACTACAACATATACTGGACAACTCATGA
- the ECM18 gene encoding alpha/beta hydrolase family protein translates to MRPYRQCKWDRALHTSRSLFEEKILQKKSLQRKIFERILRPKGQNTVTKSGFKLWSSHLNGPAKTYERLRELQNCIMDQVNVEGSKKNDKLFDEINQWHFQNTKASIQTPTLLIHGYAASSMSYFRNYSGLSKHFQNLYSIDLPASGLSSIPNLEVNTTTPLPLDIKFIGKDKFKIPYTINASHHKFVIQMYEDYYIDRIEQWRIDNKLDKMNIVGHSFGGYLSFKYAVKYPNSVDKLCLVSPLGVERNIWSVNNNLSSNTLYTTDFKDPGSKFYSKSHLIPKYLFEEQFKLLRLMGPFGAKVCWNYIMAAYSRVPSLAFKEYIFELFYGKGGIPEVTTDIFKGLFSRSILARDPLLDSLNYLNVQKLLVVYGQYDWMNKNGGRLMVKNLNNIGNGSERASYLEVPSSGHNLFLDNPESFNQSIVSFLSEKPLLS, encoded by the coding sequence ATGCGCCCCTATAGACAATGCAAGTGGGACAGAGCCTTACATACCAGCAGATCtctttttgaagagaaaattcTGCAGAAAAAGAGTCTACAAAGGAAAATCTTCGAAAGAATTCTTAGACCCAAGGGTCAAAATACTGTGACAAAATCGGGATTCAAATTATGGTCTAGTCATTTGAATGGTCCAGCAAAGACGTACGAGCGGTTAAGGGAACTGCAAAATTGTATCATGGACCAAGTAAATGTGGAAGGatccaaaaaaaacgatAAGTTATTCGACGAAATAAACCAATggcattttcaaaatacaAAGGCAAGTATACAAACACCCACGTTACTGATACACGGCTATGCCGCTTCTTCGATGTCTTACTTCCGGAATTATTCGGGACTGTCCAAACACTTCCAAAACTTATATTCAATAGACTTGCCAGCTAGTGGGTTATCTTCAATACCTAATTTAGAAGTAAATACAACAACGCCTCTGCCATTAGACATCAAATTTATTGGTAAAGACAAGTTTAAAATTCCATATACGATCAATGCGAGTCATCACAAATTTGTGATCCAAATGTACGAAGATTACTATATTGATAGAATCGAACAGTGGCGTATTGATAATAAACTGGACAAGATGAACATTGTAGGCCATTCCTTCGGTGGATATTTGTCCTTTAAATATGCAGTTAAATATCCAAACTCGGTAGATAAGTTGTGTTTGGTATCACCGTTAGGAGTGGAAAGAAACATATGGTCggtaaataataatttaaGCTCAAACACTCTCTACACAACAGACTTTAAAGATCCAGGCTCCAAGTTTTACTCGAAAAGTCACCTGATTCCGAAATACttatttgaagaacaaTTCAAACTTTTGAGGCTAATGGGCCCTTTCGGAGCCAAAGTATGTTGGAATTATATAATGGCGGCATATAGCAGAGTTCCCTCATTAGCATTTAAGGAATATATCTTTGAGCTGTTCTACGGTAAGGGAGGAATACCAGAGGTCACAACAGACATCTTCAAAGGATTATTCTCAAGAAGTATTTTGGCACGAGACCCCTTACTGGATTCCTTAAACTACTTGAATGTACAAAAGCTTTTGGTAGTATATGGGCAATATGATTGgatgaacaaaaatggtGGCAGGCTCATGGTCAAAAACTTAAACAATATAGGTAACGGGTCGGAAAGAGCGAGTTATTTGGAAGTACCTTCTTCTGGCCATAACCTGTTTTTGGACAATCCGGAATCATTCAACCAGTCTATAGTGTCCTTTTTGTCGGAGAAACCTTTACTGTCTTAG
- the SWF1 gene encoding palmitoyltransferase SWF1 — protein MSWNALFVPLVVIVLLVVLSPVFKSTWPFSTFYHRVFQPFVADDHKYRWKFHLVPLFYTSIYLYLVFTYHTRVEPLIKTELFLLERILIVPIIILPPVVLGILVMVTKAEDSNNHKQGSTEKYPYDYLLYYPGVKCSTCRTIKVARSKHCSICNRCVLVADHHCIWVNNCIGKGNYFQFYFFLFSNIFSMSYAFLRLYFISLSSTAVLPRAVLTLTILCGCFTIICAIFTYLQLAIVKEGMTTNEQDKWYTIQEYMREGKLVRSLDDESQSWFLKFTEKSDTGEPLQDQQVTFYSTNAYDHQRYSLKHYITIKDASEITNLYDKGTFLANLIDLM, from the coding sequence atgtCATGGAATGCGTTATTTGTGCCACTAGTGGTGATTGTGCTTTTGGTAGTGCTCTCTCCGGTTTTCAAGTCAACATGGCCATTTTCGACTTTCTACCATAGAGTGTTTCAGCCCTTTGTAGCCGATGACCATAAATATCGCTGGAAGTTTCATTTGGTTCCTCTTTTCTATACTTCAATATACCTGTACCTAGTGTTCACATACCATACCAGGGTAGAGCCCCTAATCAAGACTGAATTGTTCCTTCTGGAACGGATACTAATCGTGCCGATCATTATATTACCACCTGTAGTATTAGGTATTTTGGTGATGGTAACTAAAGCCGAGGATTCAAACAATCATAAACAAGGCTCCACAGAAAAGTACCCGTACGACTACTTACTGTATTATCCTGGCGTAAAGTGTTCCACGTGCCGTACTATCAAGGTGGCTAGGTCCAAACATTGCAGTATTTGTAATCGGTGCGTTCTGGTAGCTGACCATCATTGTATTTGGGTAAATAACTGCATTGGGAAGGGGAACTATTTCCAATTCTACTTCTTCCTATTTTCcaacattttttcaatgagcTATGCTTTCCTGAGGCTATACTTTATATCTCTCAGCAGCACTGCTGTGCTTCCTAGAGCAGTTCTGACTCTAACCATATTATGTGGATGCTTTACGATTATTTGCGCTATTTTCACATACCTTCAATTAGCCATTGTCAAGGAAGGAATGACTACAAATGAGCAAGACAAATGGTATACTATTCAAGAGTACATGAGAGAAGGTAAACTAGTAAGATCGTTAGATGATGAATCCCAATCCTGGTTTCTCAAATTTACAGAAAAAAGCGACACTGGCGAACCTCTCCAAGACCAACAGGTCACATTTTATAGCACAAACGCGTACGACCATCAACGTTATAGCCTAAAGCATTACATAACGATCAAAGACGCATCCGAAATTACCAACTTATATGACAAAGGTACCTTCTTGGCTAACTTAATAGACTTAATGTAA